A single window of Coffea eugenioides isolate CCC68of chromosome 7, Ceug_1.0, whole genome shotgun sequence DNA harbors:
- the LOC113777828 gene encoding peroxidase 47 — MLSLQSTSKPGHMATLNLFLVIMLMNILVSGWSIGVDGLSMGYYLMTCPFADGIVRNTVNRALQSDPTLAAALIRMHFHDCFIQGCDASILIDSTKDNTAEKDSPANLSLRGYEIIDDVKEQLEEQCPGAVSCADIVAMAATTAVFFAGGPYYDIPKGRKDGRRSRIEDTINLPAPSLNASELIRMFGQHGFTAQEMVALSGAHTLGVARCSSFKRRLSNFDSTHDVDPTIDTQFLKTLSKTCSAGDNAEQPFDTTRNIFDNDYYNQLQRKAGVLFSDQTLFVSPRTKPIVDGYSFNQAMFFMDFQQAMLKMSLLDVKEGPKGEVRANCRKIN, encoded by the exons ATGCTGTCGCTGCAATCAACTTCAAAACCAGGTCATATGGCTACTCTAAATTTGTTTCTTGTGATAATGCTAATGAATATATTAGTCAGTGGATGGAGTATTGGAGTAGATGGCCTGAGCATGGGCTACTACTTAATGACTTGTCCATTTGCCGATGGAATTGTGAGAAATACTGTCAATAGGGCTCTGCAATCTGATCCCACTCTTGCTGCAGCCCTTATTAGAATGCATTTCCATGACTGTTTCATTCAg GGATGTGATGCATCAATACTGATTGATTCTACAAAAGATAACACTGCAGAAAAAGACTCCCCAGCCAATTTGAGCTTGAGGGGTTACGAGATAATCGATGATGTGAAAGAACAACTGGAAGAGCAGTGTCCTGGTGCTGTCTCGTGCGCTGATATCGTTGCAATGGCTGCCACCACAGCAGTTTTCTTC GCTGGAGGACCATATTATGATATACCTAAAGGAAGAAAGGATGGAAGGAGATCAAGAATAGAAGACACAATCAATCTGCCTGCACCCAGTTTGAATGCTTCGGAGCTTATCAGGATGTTTGGTCAGCATGGTTTCACTGCCCAAGAAATGGTGGCTTTATCTG GGGCTCACACTCTAGGAGTTGCAAGATGCTCATCATTCAAGCGGAGATTGAGTAACTTCGACTCCACTCATGATGTGGATCCAACCATAGACACGCAATTTCTGAAAACATTATCCAAAACATGTAGTGCAGGTGACAATGCTGAGCAGCCCTTCGATACAACAAGGAACATTTTTGACAACGATTACTACAATCAATTGCAAAGGAAAGCTGGGGTGCTTTTCTCCGATCAAACTCTCTTTGTTAGTCCAAGAACTAAACCAATTGTCGATGGTTACTCTTTCAACCAAGCTATGTTTTTCATGGATTTCCAGCAAGCCATGCTGAAAATGAGCTTGCTTGATGTAAAAGAAGGCCCCAAAGGAGAGGTGAGGGCAAATTGTCGCAAAATCAACTGA